A single window of Aspergillus puulaauensis MK2 DNA, chromosome 5, nearly complete sequence DNA harbors:
- a CDS encoding CoA-acylating methylmalonate-semialdehyde dehydrogenase (COG:C;~EggNog:ENOG410PFAG;~InterPro:IPR015590,IPR010061,IPR016160,IPR016161, IPR016162,IPR016163;~PFAM:PF00171;~go_function: GO:0004491 - methylmalonate-semialdehyde dehydrogenase (acylating) activity [Evidence IEA];~go_function: GO:0016491 - oxidoreductase activity [Evidence IEA];~go_function: GO:0016620 - oxidoreductase activity, acting on the aldehyde or oxo group of donors, NAD or NADP as acceptor [Evidence IEA];~go_process: GO:0055114 - oxidation-reduction process [Evidence IEA]), with protein MLYPPYSHDKLTNPQDTPYVTDNEFRHSTSRSFTEVRDPATNNLVTRVPQMTTAELEGSIASARVAFPVWRGMSVIARQQIMFRYVGLIKENQDRIAAIITLEQGKTLADARGDVLRGLQVAEAACAGPEYMKGEVLEVAKDMETRTYREPLGVVAAICPFNFPAMVPLWCIPIATITGNTLVLKPSERVPGAAMILAELAEKAGFPPGVINMVHGTHDTVNFLLDAPEIKAISFVGSNKAGEYIFERGSANGKRVQANLGAKNHAVIMPDADKDQALASIVSAAFGAAGQRCMALSVVLFIGETRDWLPELAERARALRVDAGFEDGVDLGPVVTPESKTRIENLISTAEGAGATIVLDGRGYKPAKYPNGNWVGPTIISGVQPDMQCYKEEIFGPVLVCLNVDSLDAGIDLINKNDYGNGTAVFTSSGAVAERFRKNIEAGQVGVNVPIPVPLPMFSFTGNKKSVAGGGASTFYGKPGVNFYTQLKTVTSKWASRDMSLEKVELSMPAQL; from the exons ATGCTTTATCCGCCATACTCGCACGATAAATTAACCAACCCTCAGGACACGCCGTACGTCACTGACAATGAATTCCGACATTCGACCAGCCGGAGTTTCACCGAGGTGCGAGACCCCGCCACGAACAACCTCGTCACACGCGTTCCGCAAATGACAACGGCTGAACTGGAGGGCTCGATTGCTTCTGCTAGGGTGGCATTCCCCGTCTGGCGGGGCATGTCAGTAATTGCCAGGCAGCAGATCATGTTCCGCTATGTTGGTCTGATAAAAGAGAATCAGGATAGAATCGCTGCCATCATTACGCTGGAACAGGGCAAGACGCTTGCCGATGCAAGAGGCGATGTGTTGCGAGGCTTGCAGGTTGCTGAGGCTGCCTGCGCTGGACCTGAGTACATGAAAGGAGAAGTTTTGGAGGTTGCCAAAGACATGGAAACGAGGACCTACAGAGAACCCCTCGGTGTTGTTGCCGCTATTTGTCCGTTCA ACTTCCCAGCCATGGTGCCCTTGTGGTGCATTCCCATCGCTACTATCACAGGAAACACGCTTGTGCTCAAACCGTCAGAGCGTGTTCCGGGGGCGGCGATGATTCTCGCTGAGCTAGCTGAGAAGGCGGGATTCCCACCAGGCGTGATCAACATGGTCCATGGCACCCATGACACGgtcaacttcctcctcgacgCACCCGAGATCAAGGCAATCAGCTTTGTGGGTAGTAACAAAGCAGGCGAGTATATCTTTGAGAGAGGGTCTGCGAATGGGAAACGAGTGCAGGCAAACCTGGGTGCCAAAAACCATGCTGTTATCATGCCCGACGCTGATAAGGATCAGGCCCTGGCCTCTATCGTGAGCGCGGCCTTTGGTGCTGCCGGTCAGCGTTGCATGGCTTTATCTGTTGTTTTGTTTATCGGCGAAACGAGAGACTGGCTTCCTGAGCTTGCGGAGCGGGCGAGAGCGCTTCGCGTGGACGCTGGCTTCGAAGATGGTGTGGATCTTGGCCCGGTTGTTACTCCAGAGAGCAAGACGCGGATTGAGAATCTGATATCCACCGCTGAAGGTGCGGGTGCGACGATTGTTCTCGATGGCCGGGGCTATAAACCAGCAAAATATCCCAACGGTAACTGGGTTGGACCGACGATTATTAGCGGCGTGCAGCCTGATATGCAGTGCTACAAGGAGGAAATCTTTGGGCCGGTCCTCGTGTGTTTAAATGTGGATTCTCTCGATGCCGGGATTGATCTGATTAACAAGAATGATTATGGAAATGGCACGGCGGTTTTCACCTCCTCAGGAGCGGTGGCTGAGCGGTTCCGAAAGAATATAGAAGCTGGCCAGGTTGGAGTGAATGTGCCTATTCCCGTGCCACTGCCGATGTTCTCATTTACTGGCAATAAAAAGAGCGTTGCTGGTGGAGGCGCCAGCACGTTTTATGGGAAGCCAGGTGTGAATTTCTATACTCAGTTGAAGACAGTTACATCAAAGTGGGCGAGCAGGGACATGTCGCTCGAAAAGGTCGAGCTGTCAATGCCAGCTCAGCTTTGA
- a CDS encoding ribose-phosphate diphosphokinase (COG:F;~EggNog:ENOG410PGG8;~InterPro:IPR029057,IPR000836,IPR000842,IPR029099, IPR005946;~PFAM:PF00156,PF14572,PF13793;~go_function: GO:0000287 - magnesium ion binding [Evidence IEA];~go_function: GO:0004749 - ribose phosphate diphosphokinase activity [Evidence IEA];~go_process: GO:0009116 - nucleoside metabolic process [Evidence IEA];~go_process: GO:0009156 - ribonucleoside monophosphate biosynthetic process [Evidence IEA];~go_process: GO:0009165 - nucleotide biosynthetic process [Evidence IEA];~go_process: GO:0044249 - cellular biosynthetic process [Evidence IEA]) yields the protein MGSYTMDLCLLAGSGHGELAKQALSWDSNTLSVPRIGYPVGLGALRSTRFSNGENCVTIEASVRNADVFIIQTASTPVNDMLMELLIAINACKIASARRITAVLPCFPYSRQDKKDRSRAPITAKLVANILESAGCNHVICVDFSKTMDLHASQIQGFFNIPVDKCTASLFSEKTMVEYIRQNYGTDDLVVVSPDAGGAKRAASIADRLHVDLALIHKERKVANQVSRMILVGNVSDKVAVLVDDIADTCGTLAMAATILKQHGASSCVAVVTHGFLSGPSVKVIEESNIDRLVVSNTLPLPEHAQSCSKIYQMDVSITIAEAIRRTHNGESSYAVFRLSVTFGRPREVYIREALD from the exons ATGGGCTCATATACGATGGACCTGTGTCTGCTTGCTG GGAGTGGCCATGGGGAATTAGCGAAACAG GCCTTGAGCTGGGACTCTAATACGCTGTCTGTCCCTAGGATTGGCTATCCGGTCGGACTAGGAGCCCTTCGCAGCACGCGGTTCTCGAACGGGGAAAACTGCGTAACGATCGAGGCGTCAGTCCGCAATGCCGACGTATTCATAATCCAAACGGCGTCGACCCCTGTCAACGACATGCTCATGGAGCTCCTCATCGCGATAAACGCGTGCAAAATCGCTTCGGCCAGGCGCATTACGGCCGTTTTACCGTGCTTCCCGTACTCACGccaggacaagaaggatcGAAGCAGAGCCCCTATTACGGCGAAGCTCGTTGCTAACATTCTGGAGAGCGCGGGCTGCAACCATGTTATA TGCGTTGACTTCTCAAAGACGATGGACCTACATGCGTCGCAGATTCAGGGGTTTTTCAACATTCCGGTTGATAA GTGTACGGCTAGT CTATTCTCGGAGAAGACAATGGTGGAGTATATTCGACAGAATTATGGAACGGATGACTTGGTTGTTGTGTCTCCGGATGCTGGAGGCGCAAAACG TGCCGCGAGCATTGCCGACAGGCTCCATGTTGACCTCGCCCTGATTCATAAAGAACGCAAGGTCGCAAATCAGGTGAGCCGTATGATTCTGGTTGGCAATGTGTCCGACAAAGTAGCGGTGCTTGTCGATGACATCGCAGATACCTGTGGAACTCTCGCGATGGCAGCCACGATCCTCAAGCAGCACGGCGCCAGCAGTTGTGTTGCCGTCGTTACCCATGGCTTTCTCAGCGGGCCATCGGTGAAAGTAATCGAGGAGAGCAACATTGACAGACTTGTCGTCTCGAACACCCTGCCGCTTCCAGAGCACGCGCAGTCATGCTCGAAGATTTACCAGATGGACGTTAGCATCACCATCGCGGAGGCAATCCGGAGAACGCATAATGGAGAGTC CTCCTACGCCGTTTTCAGATTGAGTGTTACGTTTGGAAGACCACGAGAGGTCTATATTCGGGAGGCATTGGATTGA
- the FUR1_1 gene encoding uracil phosphoribosyltransferase (COG:F;~EggNog:ENOG410PF9P;~InterPro:IPR029057,IPR000836;~PFAM:PF14681;~go_process: GO:0009116 - nucleoside metabolic process [Evidence IEA]), which translates to MLSMSAGFEGIKESNAMARVTNRDAKVTSYPTQLICPALTLIPFRTDHIMSDETIPAIWHAETNGNAPPKCRKNFHHPQVTVLPQHNHLLSLMTILRDAETTASRFAEVVERVAEQLVGAALNLLPTENADVISPTGTTYRGVRQTQDVCGVSILRAGASLENAVRRCYTGPLSFGKILIQRDETTCLPSLLYSKLPLGIETKTVLILEPMLATGGSACTAIKVIKDRGVPEENIIFVNVLSSQRGVQTLFSRFPSIRLVTAAVDEELTPRKLVLRKRPNALNDAN; encoded by the exons ATGTTATCAATGAGTGCGGGGTTTGAGGGCATCAAGGAGTCGAATGCAATGGCTCGTGTGACCAACAGGGATGCGAAAGTCA CATCATACCCAACTCAACTCATTTGTCCGGCCCTCACTTTGATACCATTCAGAACCGATCACATCATGTCCGACGAGACTATCCCAGCCATTTGGCATGCAGAGACCAACGGGAATGCGCCTCCCAAATGCAGAAAGAATTTCCACCACCCCCAGGTGACTGTACTACCGCAGCACAATCATCTGCTCTCCCTGATGACCATACTCCGTGATGCCGAAACTACGGCTTCACGATTCGCTGAAGTAGTAGAAAGGGTGGCAGAGCAGCTCGTCGGGGCAG CTCTCAATCTCCTGCCAACCGAGAATGCGGACGTGATTAGCCCCACGGGTACCACGTACCGGGGTGTACGACAGACCCAAGATGTCTGCGGAGTGAGCATACTCCGGGCCGGTGCGAGTCTGGAGAATGCTGTGCGCCGTTGCTACAC CGGTCCTCTTAGCTTTGGCAAGATATTGATCCAACGGGACGAGACGACATgtcttccctctcttttGTACTCGAAGCTGCCTCTGGGAATTGAAACTAAGA CGGTCTTGATCCTGGAGCCAATGTTGGCGACTGGTGGCTCGGCGTGCACAGCAATCAAAGTCATTAAAGATCGCGGCGTTCCTGAAGAgaacatcatcttcgtcaacgtTCTATCATCACAGCGCGGGGTCCAAACTCTCTTCTCTCGCTTTCCGTCTATTCGTTTAGTCACTGCAGCGGTAGATGAGGAGCTTACTCCGAGAAAGTTAGTACTGAGGAAGCGTCCAAATGCTCTGAATGATGCTAATTAG
- a CDS encoding URC4/urg3 family protein (COG:S;~EggNog:ENOG410PI0G;~InterPro:IPR012469;~PFAM:PF07958) gives MADIEYLKSLQAVRERAQLVLQAASRDELSHFHYDAAKMSTVAEFVTGIITRDFGPDKFDRIPPHGRWQHFDIGNVPRVDQLIEKWEIAGCDQLEVTRRLVDLFFISVLLDAGAGDLWKFTEPGTGQAYGRSEGIAVASMYMMTAGAFSGQTGNLLRVDGHGLGALTVDTFRKHFQISAENPILSDTSRVSLLNSVGASLLALPKFFGTDGRPGQLVDYLLRTRNGSEQLDFDVLWSVLQELLLPAWPKDRTQVAGVPVGDAWPLQVLESVNTNQAGRSDALRIQPFHKLTQWLAYSITVPFLRVLGLEWKNVERATGLPEYRNGGLFIDLGVLKLRDQTLRQGLESSNQEIPSFPASSDVIVEWRAMTVALLDELHKLASEHFGRQGIKLSLPQMLEAGTWKGGRELAAQLRPQTRSSPILIQGDGTLF, from the exons ATGGCCGACATTGAATACCTGAAGAGTCTCCAGGCGGTCCGGGAACGGGCCCAGCTGGTCCTGCAAGCTGCCAGCAGGGACGAGCTCAGTCATTTCCACTACGACGCTGCGAAGATGTCGACGGTGGCGGAATTTGTCACTGGCATTATCACT CGAGACTTTGGTCCGGACAAGTTTGACAGAATTCCTCCTCACGGCCGATGGCAACACTTTGATATTGGAAATGTCCCTAGGGTCGACCAGCTCATTGAGAAATGGGAGATTGCGGGATGCGATCAGCTTGAAGTCACACGCCGCCTGGTTGATCTCTTCTTTATCTCCGTTCTGCTAgacgctggtgctggggatCTGTGGAAGTTCACCGAGCCCGGTACTGGCCAAGCATACGGGAGGAGCGAGGGAATCGCGGTCGCATCGATGTATATGATGACAGCTGGCGCGTTTTCTGGCCAGACGGGAAACCTTCTCCGGGTTGATG GACACGGCCTGGGTGCTTTGACGGTCGACACATTCAGGAAGCATTTTCAGATCAGCGCAGAGAATCCAATTCTCAGCGACACATCCCGTGTCAGCCTGCTAAACAGCGTCGGTGCATCTCTATTGGCGCTGCCGAAATTCTTTGGTACGGACGGCCGGCCAGGACAGCTCGTTG ACTACTTGCTTCGAACGCGAAACGGGTCGGAACAACTGGACTTTGACGTTCTGTGGTCCGTTCTGCAGGAACTCCTCCTACCCGCTTGGCCTAAAGACCGCACCCAAGTCGCAGGGGTCCCGGTTGGGGATGCCTGGCCCCTCCAGGTTCTCGAGAGCGTTAATACCAATCAGGCAGGTCGAAGTGACGCGCTACGCATACAACCGTTTCATAAGCTGACCCAATGGCTGGCGTATTCCATCACGGTGCCTTTCCTGCGGGTTCTGGGCCTAGAGTGGAAGAATGTCGAACGCGCGACCGGGCTGCCAGAGTACCGTAATGGCGGCCTGTTTATTGACCTGGGGGTTCTCAAGCTGAGGGACCAGACATTGAGGCAAGGGCTAGAGTCCTCAAATCAAGAAATCCCGAGTTTTCCAGCCAGCAGCGATGTCATCGTGGAATGGCGAGCAATGACAGTCGCTTTACTCGACGAGCTTCACAAGCTAGCCAGTGAGCACTTCGGACGTCAGGGAATTAAACTGAGTCTTCCACAGATGTTGGAAGCCGGAACTTGGAAAGGAGGCCGGGAACTCGCAGCGCAGTTGCGCCCTCAAACCAGGTCCAGCCCTATTCTGATCCAGGGGGATGGGACGCTGTTCTAA
- a CDS encoding uracil phosphoribosyltransferase (COG:F;~EggNog:ENOG410PIZM;~InterPro:IPR029057,IPR000836;~PFAM:PF14681;~go_process: GO:0009116 - nucleoside metabolic process [Evidence IEA]) gives MTKSARPDNFEMASNLRVVNDAEASRIISHLRNESLKPAVVRRLARELTTALTPYALKPPAAGEQIAVIVILRSGLAMADPFLAALPDDVDVVVHHLGLFREKESLRPVEYYNKLPLKSPRIKRAYILDPLVATGGTAKAAINILKDWGVNHITLLSLLGSAQGLANVAGAWPEGTEIVVGATDEALDKKGYVKPGLGDIGDRLFGTALE, from the exons ATGACGAAAAGCGCTAGACCGGACAACTTCGAAATGGCGTCAAACCTGAGAGTGGTTAACGACGCGGAGGCATCGCGGATCATTTCACACCTGCGCAACGAGTCGCTGAAACCCGCAGTCGTGCGTCGGCTGGCTCGCGAATTGACCACTGCATTAACACCGTATGCCCTGAAGCCGCCTGCCGCAGGGGAACAGATCGCggtcatcgtcatccttcGATCGGGCCTCGCAATGGCCGATCCATTTCTCGCTGCTCTGCCCGACGacgtcgatgtcgttgttCACCATCTGGGACTCTTCCGAGAAAAGGAGTCGCTTCGTCCCGTGGAATATTACAATAAGCTCCCCTTGAAGAGCCCGCGCATTAAGAGGGCCTATATCCTCGACCCGCTGGTGGCTACTGGTGGCACCGCGAAGGCGGCCATCAACATCCTAAA GGACTGGGGAGTTAACCACATCACACTACTCTCGTTGCTGGGAAGTGCACAGGGTCTCGCCAATGTTGCCGGTGCGTGGCCCGAAGGCACggagattgttgttggtgcgACTGACGAGGCGCTGGACAAGAAGGGCTACGTCAAGCCGGGCTTGGGCGACATTGGCGATCGGCTTTTTGGTACAGCGCTGGAATGA
- a CDS encoding uncharacterized protein (COG:C;~EggNog:ENOG410PFAG;~InterPro:IPR015590,IPR016162,IPR016160,IPR016161, IPR010061,IPR016163;~PFAM:PF00171;~go_function: GO:0004491 - methylmalonate-semialdehyde dehydrogenase (acylating) activity [Evidence IEA];~go_function: GO:0016491 - oxidoreductase activity [Evidence IEA];~go_function: GO:0016620 - oxidoreductase activity, acting on the aldehyde or oxo group of donors, NAD or NADP as acceptor [Evidence IEA];~go_process: GO:0055114 - oxidation-reduction process [Evidence IEA]), translated as MNSGRVWGEPPNTMNDTLPSRDTARNEFTGVPGHASSGHTNHKVAHLFINNTFVMSKSKSWTTVLDPATQSLGARVPDSTPQEIQQAVNAAQAAQPEWENLGFFDRRDCLLKLGGILKEMAPAISAFLRREVGKIPAEADSEVFRGLDSIYAACSIGPEMAGAYIGSDPTILQTVYEPLVGILNQHGWLQGTDQGVYQGVCVSITPFSYPFMIPLWSTPYALITGNTVVLKPSEKTPSVSWLLAEAFIKAGFPPGVFNIIHGTAATAQLLVTQPAVKAVNFVGSESAAKQVHDLAQRDGKRVQAECGGKNHGVVVEDAGMMPTLFAIAGSAFGAAGQRCMGLNVVVFVGNTREWIPKLIELAESMVLGCDGDEAAQIGPLIDRAAKDNVVGIIDRAVEEGAMLLLDGRHAHVPDYPRANFLGPTVLIGIETYMECYQTQVFGPVLICMQVGNLDEAIQLINENKYGHSCTIFTSSGKSAHTFQRRVNIGQVGVNIPLVAPYGTAVRTSNKDSFLGDRPAPGKSHWPFYTVTKTVSSKWVE; from the exons ATGAATTCCGGTCGTGTCTGGGGAGAGCCACCTAATACCATGAATGACACACTCCCCTCAAGGGATACTGCTCGTAATGAGTTCACCGGCGTCCCAGGCCACGCCTCAAGCGGGCACACAAACCACAAAGTGGCGCACCTTTTCATTAATAACACCTTCGTGATGTCCAAATCGAAGAGCTGGACCACCGTTCTCGATCCC GCAACGCAAAGCCTTGGTGCGAGAGTGCCGGATAGCACTCCCCAAGAGATCCAACAGGCTGTCAATGCTGCCCAGGCGGCACAGCCGGAATGGGAAAACTTGGGGTTCTTCGACCGACGGGACTGTCTTTTAAAGCTTGGTGGTATTCTGAAAGAGATGGCTCCAGCGATC TCCGCATTCCTTCGCCGCGAAGTAGGCAAGATACCCGCAGAGGCGGATTCAGAGGTCTTTCGTGGTCTGGATTCGATCTATGCTGCGTGTTCCATTGGTCCAGAGATGGCTGGCGCGTACATCGGATCCGATCCTACGATACTTCAGACTGTGTACGAACCATTAGTGGGTATCCTGAACCAACATGGCTGGCTGCAAGGAACTGACCAGGGAGTATACCAGGGAGTTTGCGTCTCAATTACCCCGTTTAGTTACCCTTTCATGATCCCCCTGTGGTCTACGCCGTATGCCCTGATCACCGGCAATACCGTGGTTCTGAAACCCTCGGAGAAAACGCCATCGGTGTCATGGCTTCTGGCAGAGGCGTTTATCAAGGCCGGATTCCCACCGGGGGTTTTCAACATTATCCATGGAACCGCAGCCACTGCCCAGCTACTGGTAACGCAGCCAGCGGTAAAGGCCGTCAATTTCGTAGGCTCCGAATCAGCCGCGAAACAGGTCCACGACCTTGCGCAGAGGGACGGTAAACGGGTCCAGGCAGAGTGCGGGGGCAAGAACCATGGAGTCGTTGTAGAAGATGCTGGCATGATGCCAACGCTCTTTGCGATCGCGGGCAGCGCATTTGGTGCCGCGGGCCAACGATGCATGGGCCTGAACGTTGTTGTCTTCGTGGGCAACACCCGGGAATGGATACCGAAACTGATCGAATTGGCCGAGTCCATGGTTCTGGGCTGTGACGGGGATGAGGCAGCCCAGATTGGTCCACTCATTGACCGGGCAGCAAAGGACAACGTCGTCGGCATTATTGACCGTGCGGTAGAGGAGGGCGCAATGCTTCTGCTGGATGGGCGCCATGCGCACGTCCCAGACTATCCCCGTGCGAACTTTCTAGGTCCGACTGTTCTGATCGGAATCGAAACTTACATGGAGTGCTATCAGACGCAGGTCTTTGGCCCGGTCCTCATCTGCATGCAAGTTGGGAATCTGGACGAGGCCATCCAATTGATCAATGAGAATAAAT ATGGCCATAGCTGTACTATTTTCACCTCGAGTGGTAAAAGCGCCCACACGTTCCAACGCCGTGTCAATATCGGGCAGGTTGGAGTCAACATCCCGTTAGTTG C